The Enterobacter asburiae genomic sequence TTTTTGGGCGGCCAGCTGTTGTGCGCTTAATGGCATCGCTTTTATTCCTTAAAGATTCATGCTGATAATTATGCCACCTCGAATGTGATTGTGGTTGCAGAGACATCAAATAGAACAATTTGTAGCTTGATTTCACCTCTGTTGGTGAAAAAAAACGCGGATGGAAACTTTTTTTAAATTTCCTCTTGTCACGTCGGAATAACTCCCTATAATGCGCCTCCACTGACACGGAACAACGGCACACACGCCGCCGGGTCAGCAGAGAAAAGCGAAAATAAACGCTTGACTCTGAAGCGGGAAAGCGTAATATGCACACCCCGCGCCGCAGCGAAAAGCGAAGCGGCACTGCTCTTTAACAATTTATCAGACAATCTGTGTGGGCACTCAAAGTGACATGGATTCTTAATGTCTTCGGACAATAAATGAATACCAAGTCTCTGAGTGAACATACGTAATTCATTACGAAGTTTAATTCACGAGCATCAAACTTAAATTGAAGAGTTTGATCATGGCTCAGATTGAACGCTGGCGGCAGGCCTAACACATGCAAGTCGAGCGGTAGCGAGCTTGCTCCTGGGTGACGAGCGGCGGACGGGTGAGTAATGTCTGGGAAACTGCCTGATGGAGGGGGATAACTACTGGAAACGGTAGCTAATACCGCATAACGTCGCAAGACCAAAGAGGGGGACCTTCGGGCCTCTTGCCATCAGATGTGCCCAGATGGGATTAGCTAGTAGGTGGGGTAACGGCTCACCTAGGCGACGATCCCTAGCTGGTCTGAGAGGATGACCAGCCACACTGGAACTGAGACACGGTCCAGACTCCTACGGGAGGCAGCAGTGGGGAATATTGCACAATGGGCGCAAGCCTGATGCAGCCATGCCGCGTGTATGAAGAAGGCCTTCGGGTTGTAAAGTACTTTCAGCGGGGAGGAAGGCGATAAGGTTAATAACCTTGTCGATTGACGTTACCCGCAGAAGAAGCACCGGCTAACTCCGTGCCAGCAGCCGCGGTAATACGGAGGGTGCAAGCGTTAATCGGAATTACTGGGCGTAAAGCCGCAGGCGGTCTGTCAAGTCGGATGTGAAATCCCCGGGCTCAACCTGGGAACTGCATTCGAAACTGGCAGGCTAGAGTCTTGTAGAGGGGGGTAGAATTCCAGGTGTAGCGGTGAAATGCGTAGAGATCTGGAGGAATACCGGTGGCGAAGGCGGCCCCCTGGACAAAGACTGACGCTCAGGTGCGAAAGCGTGGGGAGCAAACAGGATTAGATACCCTGGTAGTCCACGCCGTAAACGATGTCGACTTGGAGGTTGTGCCCTTGAGGCGTGGCTTCCGGAGCTAACGCGTTAAGTCGACCGCCTGGGGAGTACGGCCGCAAGGTTAAAACTCAAATGAATTGACGGGGGCCCGCACAAGCGGTGGAGCATGTGGTTTAATTCGATGCAACGCGAAGAACCTTACCTACTCTTGACATCCAGAGAACTTTCCAGAGATGGATTGGTGCCTTCGGGAACTCTGAGACAGGTGCTGCATGGCTGTCGTCAGCTCGTGTTGAAATGTTGGGTTAAGTCCCGCAACGAGCGCAACCCTTATCCTTTGTTGCCAGCGGTCCGGCCGGGAACTCAAAGGAGACTGCCAGTGATAAACTGGAGGAAGGTGGGGATGACGTCAAGTCATCATGGCCCTTACGAGTAGGGCTACACACGTGCTACAATGGCGCATACAAAGAGAAGCGACCTCGCGAGAGCAAGCGGACCTCATAAAGTGCGTCGTAGTCCGGATTGGAGTCTGCAACTCGACTCCATGAAGTCGGAATCGCTAGTAATCGTAGATCAGAATGCTACGGTGAATACGTTCCCGGGCCTTGTACACACCGCCCGTCACACCATGGGAGTGGGTTGCAAAAGAAGTAGGTAGCTTAACCTTCGGGAGGGCGCTTACCACTTTGTGATTCATGACTGGGGTGAAGTCGTAACAAGGTAACCGTAGGGGAACCTGCGGTTGGATCACCTCCTTACCTTAAAGAACCTGCCTTTGTAGTGTCCACATGTCTGATGAAAAGTAAATAGCAAGGCGTCTTGCGATTGAGACTTCAGTGTCCCCTTCGTCTAGAGGCCCAGGACACCGCCCTTTCACGGCGGTAACAGGGGTTCGAATCCCCTAGGGGACGCCACTTGCTGGTTCGTGAGTGAAAGTCACCTGCCGTCATATCTCAAAACTCATCTTCGGGTGACGTTTGAGATATTTGCTCTTTAAAAATCTGGATCAAGCTGAAAATTGAAACGACACACATGTTATGTGTGTTCGAGTCTCTCAAATTTTCGCAATTTGATGATGAATCGAAAGAAACATCTTCGGGTTGTGAGGTTAAGCGACTAAGCGTACACGGTGGATGCCCTGGCAGTCAGAGGCGATGAAGGACGTGCTAATCTGCGAAAAGCGCCGGCGAGGTGATATGAACCTTTGACCCGGCGATGTCCGAATGGGGAAACCCAGTGTGATTCGTCACACTATCGTTAACTGAATACATAGGTTAACGAGGCGAGGGGGAACTGAAACATCTAAGTACCCCGAGGAAAAGAAATCAACCGAGATTCCCCCAGTAGCGGCGAGCGAACGGGGAGCAGCCCAGAGTCTGAATCAGCTTGTGTGTTAGTGGAACGGTCTGGAAAGTCCGGCGATACAGGGTGACAGCCCCGTACACGAAAGCACACAGGTTGTGAACTCGAAGAGTAGGGCGGGACACGTGGTATCCTGTCTGAATATGGGGGGACCATCCTCCAAGGCTAAATACTCCTGACTGACCGATAGTGAACCAGTACCGTGAGGGAAAGGCGAAAAGAACCCCGGCGAGGGGAGTGAAAAAGAACCTGAAACCGTGTACGTACAAGCAGTGGGAGCACCCTTGTGGTGTGACTGCGTACCTTTTGTATAATGGGTCAGCGACTTATATTCTGTAGCAAGGTTAACCGTATAGGGGAGCCGAAGGGAAACCGAGTCTTAACTGGGCGTTAAGTTGCAGGGTATAGACCCGAAACCCTGATCTAGCCATGGGCAGGTTGAAGGTTGGGTAACACTAACTGGAGGACCGAACCGACTAATGTTGAAAAATTAGCGGATGACTTGTGGCTGGGGGTGAAAGGCCAATCAAACCGGGAGATAGCTGGTTCTCCCCGAAAGCTATTTAGGTAGCGCCTCGTGAACTCATCTTCGGGGGTAGAGCACTGTTTCGGCTAGGGGGCCATCCCGGCTTACCAACCCGATGCAAACTACGAACACCGAAGAATGTTATCACGGGAGACACACGGCGGGTGCTAACGTCCGTCGTGAAGAGGGAAACAACCCAGACCGCCAGCTAAGGTCCCAAAGTCATGGTTAAGTGGGAAACGATGTGGGAAGGCACAGACAGCCAGGATGTTGGCTTAGAAGCAGCCATCATTTAAAGAAAGCGTAATAGCTCACTGGTCGAGTCGGCCTGCGCGGAAGATGTAACGGGGCTAAACCATGCACCGAAGCTGCGGCAGCGACGCTTATGCGTTGTTGGGTAGGGGAGCGTTCTGTAAGCCGTTGAAGGTGTGCTGTGAGGCATGCTGGAGGTATCAGAAGTGCGAATGCTGACATAAGTAACGATAAAGCGGGTGAAAAGCCCGCTCGCCGGAAGACCAAGGGTTCCTGTCCAACGTTAATCGGGGCAGGGTGAGTCGGCCCCTAAGGCGAGGCCGAAAGGCGTAGTCGATGGGAAACAGGTTAATATTCCTGTACTTGGTGTTACTGCGAAGGGGGGACGGAGAAGGCTATGTTAGCCGGGCGACGGTTGTCCCGGTTTAAGCATGTAGGCGGAACGATTAGGTAAATCCGGTCGTTTATTAACGCTGAGGTGTGATGACGAGGCACTACGGTGCTGAAGTAACAAATGCCCTGCTTCCAGGAAAAGCCTCTAAGCATCAGGTAACATCAAATCGTACCCCAAACCGACACAGGTGGTCAGGTAGAGAATACCAAGGCGCTTGAGAGAACTCGGGTGAAGGAACTAGGCAAAATGGTGCCGTAACTTCGGGAGAAGGCACGCTGATATGTAGGTGAAGCCCCTGCGGGTGGAGCTGAAATCAGTCGAAGATACCAGCTGGCTGCAACTGTTTATTAAAAACACAGCACTGTGCAAACACGAAAGTGGACGTATACGGTGTGACGCCTGCCCGGTGCCGGAAGGTTAATTGATGGGGTTAGCGGCAACGCGAAGCTCTTGATCGAAGCCCCGGTAAACGGCGGCCGTAACTATAACGGTCCTAAGGTAGCGAAATTCCTTGTCGGGTAAGTTCCGACCTGCACGAATGGCGTAATGATGGCCAGGCTGTCTCCACCCGAGACTCAGTGAAATTGAACTCGCTGTGAAGATGCAGTGTACCCGCGGCAAGACGGAAAGACCCCGTGAACCTTTACTATAGCTTGACACTGAACACTGGTCCTTGATGTGTAGGATAGGTGGGAGGCTTTGAAGCGTGGACGCCAGTCTGCGTGGAGCCGACCTTGAAATACCACCCTTTAATGGCTGGTGTTCTAACGTAGACCCGTAATCCGGGTTGCGGACAGTGTCTGGTGGGTAGTTTGACTGGGGCGGTCTCCTCCCAAAGAGTAACGGAGGAGCACGAAGGTTAGCTAATCCTGGTCGGACATCAGGAGGTTAGTGCAATGGCATAAGCTAGCTTGACTGCGAGAGTGACGGCTCGAGCAGGTGCGAAAGCAGGTCATAGTGATCCGGTGGTTCTGAATGGAAGGGCCATCGCTCAACGGATAAAAGGTACTCCGGGGATAACAGGCTGATACCGCCCAAGAGTTCATATCGACGGCGGTGTTTGGCACCTCGATGTCGGCTCATCACATCCTGGGGCTGAAGTAGGTCCCAAGGGTATGGCTGTTCGCCATTTAAAGTGGTACGCGAGCTGGGTTTAGAACGTCGTGAGACAGTTCGGTCCCTATCTGCCGTGGGCGCTGGAGAATTGAGGGGGGCTGCTCCTAGTACGAGAGGACCGGAGTGGACGCATCACTGGTGTTCGGGTTGTCATGCCAATGGCATTGCCCGGTAGCTAAATGCGGAAAAGATAAGTGCTGAAAGCATCTAAGCACGAAACTTGCCCCGAGATGAGTTCTCCCTGACCCTTTAAGGGTCCTGAAGGAACGTTGAAGACTACGACGTTGATAGGTCGGGTGTGTAAGCGCAGCGATGCGTTGAGCTAACCGATACTAATGAACCGTGAGGCTTAACCTTACAACGCCGAAGCTGTTTCGGCGAAGAGACAGACAATCAAATTTCAGCTTTGATACAGATTTAACAGAATTTGCCTGGCGGCTTTAGCGCGGTGGTCCCACCTGACCCCATGCCGAACTCAGAAGTGAAACGCCGTAGCGCCGATGGTAGTGTGGGGTCTCCCCATGTGAGAGTAGGGAACTGCCAGGCATCAAATAAGTGAAGAGGCCATCCGAAAGGATGGCCTTTTTGCGTTTAAGCACCTCAGAAATTTGTAGGCCGGGTAGGGCGAAACCGCCCCCCGGTAAGTCAGATCGCACTCCACTCCACTATAAACTCCGTAATCCCTTCCACATCATTTAAGTCCAGCACCGTAACCTCAAGCGGCAATACAACATCACTGGCCACCGCAATCACATGCTCATCCAGCGTTAACTCGCTGATATCATGCCCGGCATCGCTTCTGAACAGCAGGATCTTAGGCACGGCCTCATGCTTAAATCCCTCAACCAGCACCAGATCGAGCGTGGAATGATCCATCCGGCTGACCAGATACGCGAGATCCAGCGGCGCCACATCCGGCGTTTCTGTCATTAACGCCCAGCGTTGAGTACTTGCCACCATCGTTTGTGCTGCTCCCGCTTTACGCAGCTCAAAGCTGTCTTTTCCCGGTGTATCGACATCCATATTATGGTGGGTATGCTTAATCAATCCTGGACGGATACCTCTTGCACAAAGCGCAGTAATGAGCTTTTTCAGCAGCGTGGTTTTCCCGGTCCCACTCCAGGCGGAAATGGCTACAACAGGTATCATCTTTTCTCCTGCATCATCTGCAAATCGTCAGGCGTATTCACATTCACAAATGCTGATTTTAAATCGCTAAAATCAACGGGATGACCGCCAGACTCGCGCATAAAAGCCATCACCCTGCGCTCTCCCGCAGCCAGATAGGACTGCAAGGCTGGCGCCAGGGATCGGTGCATCAATGCGATAGCAGGATGATCACGCTCGCCGTCATGTACCCAAACCACAGGAGCCGTACCGCGAAGCAGCAACAAACGCTCGACAAGACAGGACGGAATAAACGGAGTATCGCATGGACAGAAGATGAACCACTCTCCGCGAGACTGTTGCATGACCGAAAGCATCCCGGCCAGCGGTCCCGGGTAATCCTCAAGGATATCCTGGTAAACGGCGTACCCGCTGAGCTGGTAAGTGTCGATATGCCGGTTAGCACTGATGACCATTGTCGACACCTGGCCTGCGAGCGTATCAGCGACACATTGCCATAAGGGTTTGCCGTTCAGGCGTTGAAGCCCCTTATCTTTTCCCCCCATTCGTGTTGCTCTGCCACCTGCCAGAACGACCCCAATGATTTCCTGGCTAAGATTCACGAATATCGCCTCTTTTATTGTGGGATTGACCCTGCTAACGTGTCACTCTAAATGAAAGGAGCACCACCATGAAATGTAAACGTCTGAATGAAGTTATTGAACTCCTCCAGCCCGCCTGGCAAAAAGAGCCAGAGCTAAATCTGATGCAATTTTTACAGAAACTAGCGAAAGAGTCAGGTTTTGACGGCGATCTGGCAGACCTTTCTGACGACATCCTGATCTACCACCTTAAAATGCGTGATTCTGCCAAAGATGCTGTTATTCCTGGTATTCAGAAGGATTATGAGGAAGATTTTAAGACCGCATTACTGAGCGCCCGAGGCGTAATTAAAGAGTAAAAGCTTGTAAGCGGCGGCACCGAAATCGCCACAAGATGATATCCTGAATCATTCGTATAATTTCCGGATGATCGGATGAACGACCAGGCTTTTACTTTCCAGACATTACACCCGGACACCATTATGGATGCCCTGTTTGAACAGGGTATTCGGGTGGATTCCGGGCTAACACCGTTAAACAGCTACGAAAACCGCGTCTATCAATTTCAGGACGAGGATCGTCAGCGCTTCGTCGTAAAGTTCTATCGCCCTGAACGCTGGTCCGCAGAACAAATTCAGGAAGAGCATCAGTTTGCTCACGATCTGCTGGATGACGATGTTCCCGTTGCCGCACCGCTAAAATTTAATAACCAAACGCTCCTCACGCACGAAGGGTTTTACTACGCTGTATTCCCGAGCCTGGGGGGGCGCCAGTTTGAAGCGGATAATATCGATCAGATGGAGTGGGTTGCCCGCTATCTTGGGCGCATACACCAGACGGGACGCAAAAAAGCCTTTATTGCCCGCCCGACTATCGGAATTCAGGAATACCTTCTTGAACCGCGGGGAATATTCGAAACGTCTGCCATGATCCCCACTGCGTTAAAGGATGATTTCCTCAACGCCACCGATAAGCTCATTGCTGCCGTTAAAACCTGCTGGCGCGACGATATTACCGTTCTGCGCCTGCACGGCGATTGTCATGCCGGAAATATCCTCTGGCGTGATGGCCCGCTGTTTGTCGATCTCGATGATGCGCGTATGGGGCCAGCGGTTCAGGACCTGTGGATGCTGCTCAATGGCGACAAAGCCGAGCAACGCATGCAGCTTGAAACCATTATTGAAGCTTATGAAGAATTTAGCCCGTTTAATTCAGACGAAATTGCCCTGATTGAGCCTTTACGTGCGATGCGTTTTGTTTATTATCTCGCATGGTTAATCAGGCGTTGGGACGATCCCGCATTTCCCCGGAATTTCCCGTGGCTTACCGGAGAGGATTACTGGCGTAGCCAGATATCTACATTTACTGAGCAGGTCAAGGTTCTTCAGGAACCCCCTCTGCAATTAACGCCGATGTATTAATTGGACACACCCAGGAGAGAGTTAATCATGAAAAAAATTTGGCTGGCGCTGGCAGGTATGATTCTGGCATTTAGCGCTTCTGCTGCGCAGTTTACCGACGGCAAACAGTACACCACGCTGGACAAACCGGTCGCTGGCGAGCCACAGGTTCTGGAGTTCTTCTCGTTCTACTGCCCGCACTGCTATCAGTTCGAGCAGGTTCTGCATGTTTCGGATAGCGTGAAGAAAAAGCTGCCGGAAGGCACCAAAATGACCAAGTATCACGTCGAGTTCCTGGGCCCATTGGGTAAAGACCTGACTCAGGCGTGGGCGGTTGCGATGGCACTGGGCGTGGAAGATAAAATCACTGCGCCAATGTTTGAAGCCGTACAGAAAACCCAGACAGTTCAGACTACCGCGGATATCCGTAAAGTGTTCGTTGATGCCGGCGTGAAAGGTGAAGAGTATGATGCCGCGTGGAACAGCTTTGTGGTGAAATCTCTGGTTGCTCAGCAGGAAAAAGCGGCTGCTGACCTCCAGCTTCAGGGCGTTCCGGCGATGTTTGTTAACGGCAAATACCAGCTGAACATGCAGGGCATGGACACCAGCAGCATGGATATCTTCGTACAGCAGTATGCTGATACCGTGAAATATCTGGTTGAGAAGAAGTAATTTCGCTGATGTAAAAACGCCGGTCACTGACCGGCGTTTTTGTATGAAGATTTAATCTTGTCTATCTGTTCGTCTTTCTCTTTCCAGAGCGTATTAAGCCACTGCTGGAAACGACGCTTGAAATTCTTATCGTTAACGTAATCACCGTGCAGCCCGGCATCTATCGGGACCAGATCGACACGCACAACAATGCGCGTAAGTTTGCCGCTGAGCATATCAAAAAACGGCGTCATATCGTTTTCCGGATAGCAGAGCGTGACGTTCAGGAGTTTATCGAACTGTGCTCCCAGCACGTTAAGCGCCATCGCAATACCCGCCGCCTTCGGCGGCAGCAGATGCTGGTAAGGAGAGCGGGTTTGTTGATGCTTCTCTTCCGTAAAACGGGAGCCTTCAACAAAGTTCACGATGGTCGTTGGATGCGCGCGAAACTTTTCGCAGGAACGGCGTGTGGTCTCCACATCTTTGCCGCGACGCTCGGGATGACGAATTAAATAGCTGCGCGAATAGCGTTTCATAAACGGCATATCAAGCGCCCAGCAGGCCAGCCCGATAAAAGGCACCCAGGCGAGCTGCTGTTTCAGAAAGTATTTGTTCATCGGGATGTGTTTGCGAAAAAGTACGCATAACACCACGATGTCCGCCCAGCTGTGGTGATTGCAGATCAGCAGATACCAGTTTTTCTTGTTAAGACTCTCCAGCCCTTTGATATCCCACTTCAGATGCGGGTTCAGGCACAGCAGGATCGCCAGTCCTTCGCACCAGCAGTACATCATGAAATTACAAAATGCGGACACGGCTCGCCACACCACAGGGACAGGCAGCAGCAGTTTAATAATCCCGGCGATAATGATCGGCACAGAGCAGGCGATAGTCACCAGGATAGTTAAAATGATGCTTAACAGTAATGTTATTGCAGCGAGCAATCTCGACATGATGAGCTTTTTCAAATGGTTAGCTGTAAGTGAGCGGTCGGCTATGCAACGCCGGGCGCTGATTTTACCAGAAAACAGACAAATTAATGGCGCTTTGACGTGATGATTTGGCCGCTTTTACACTGTCGCAGAAGATTTCTCTGTGATTCCGCGCTTAACAAGGCTTATATCCACATAGACTAAATTGCCATCAGGTGACCATATAGAGAAGATCTAATGCGATAACAGCATGATAATTAAGATCTAAAAATTAACTCATATGTATTTTTTACGTCTGTTATTCATATGAAGTGAAAATATACACAAACTTATCCACAGTTTGATTTTTGCGAGCGATCCTCACGATCGCAAAATCTTTTCCTGTATCTGGTGCTAATACCTGATGTTTTCATCCTTCTGTGGCATCCTTTACCCATAAATTGATTAAAGGCACGGACATTATGGTTCAGATCCCAGAAAACCCTCTTATTCTCGTCGATGGCTCTTCTTACCTGTATCGGGCGTACCATGCGTTTCCTCCTCTGACCAATAGCGCAGGGGAACCTACCGGCGCAATGTACGGCGTGCTGAACATGCTGCGCAGCCTGATCCTTCAGTATCAGCCAACCCATGCGGCTGTAGTCTTTGATGCGAAAGGTAAAACTTTCCGCGATGAGCTGTTTGAGCATTACAAATCTCACCGTCCGCCAATGCCTGACGATCTGCGTGCACAGATTGAGCCGCTGCACACCATGGTAAAAGCGATGGGGCTGCCGCTGCTGGCCGTCTCTGGCGTT encodes the following:
- the mobB gene encoding molybdopterin-guanine dinucleotide biosynthesis protein MobB, with amino-acid sequence MIPVVAISAWSGTGKTTLLKKLITALCARGIRPGLIKHTHHNMDVDTPGKDSFELRKAGAAQTMVASTQRWALMTETPDVAPLDLAYLVSRMDHSTLDLVLVEGFKHEAVPKILLFRSDAGHDISELTLDEHVIAVASDVVLPLEVTVLDLNDVEGITEFIVEWSAI
- the mobA gene encoding molybdenum cofactor guanylyltransferase MobA, whose translation is MNLSQEIIGVVLAGGRATRMGGKDKGLQRLNGKPLWQCVADTLAGQVSTMVISANRHIDTYQLSGYAVYQDILEDYPGPLAGMLSVMQQSRGEWFIFCPCDTPFIPSCLVERLLLLRGTAPVVWVHDGERDHPAIALMHRSLAPALQSYLAAGERRVMAFMRESGGHPVDFSDLKSAFVNVNTPDDLQMMQEKR
- a CDS encoding YihD family protein, with product MKCKRLNEVIELLQPAWQKEPELNLMQFLQKLAKESGFDGDLADLSDDILIYHLKMRDSAKDAVIPGIQKDYEEDFKTALLSARGVIKE
- a CDS encoding serine/threonine protein kinase, encoding MNDQAFTFQTLHPDTIMDALFEQGIRVDSGLTPLNSYENRVYQFQDEDRQRFVVKFYRPERWSAEQIQEEHQFAHDLLDDDVPVAAPLKFNNQTLLTHEGFYYAVFPSLGGRQFEADNIDQMEWVARYLGRIHQTGRKKAFIARPTIGIQEYLLEPRGIFETSAMIPTALKDDFLNATDKLIAAVKTCWRDDITVLRLHGDCHAGNILWRDGPLFVDLDDARMGPAVQDLWMLLNGDKAEQRMQLETIIEAYEEFSPFNSDEIALIEPLRAMRFVYYLAWLIRRWDDPAFPRNFPWLTGEDYWRSQISTFTEQVKVLQEPPLQLTPMY
- the dsbA gene encoding thiol:disulfide interchange protein DsbA, with the protein product MKKIWLALAGMILAFSASAAQFTDGKQYTTLDKPVAGEPQVLEFFSFYCPHCYQFEQVLHVSDSVKKKLPEGTKMTKYHVEFLGPLGKDLTQAWAVAMALGVEDKITAPMFEAVQKTQTVQTTADIRKVFVDAGVKGEEYDAAWNSFVVKSLVAQQEKAAADLQLQGVPAMFVNGKYQLNMQGMDTSSMDIFVQQYADTVKYLVEKK
- a CDS encoding acyltransferase, giving the protein MSRLLAAITLLLSIILTILVTIACSVPIIIAGIIKLLLPVPVVWRAVSAFCNFMMYCWCEGLAILLCLNPHLKWDIKGLESLNKKNWYLLICNHHSWADIVVLCVLFRKHIPMNKYFLKQQLAWVPFIGLACWALDMPFMKRYSRSYLIRHPERRGKDVETTRRSCEKFRAHPTTIVNFVEGSRFTEEKHQQTRSPYQHLLPPKAAGIAMALNVLGAQFDKLLNVTLCYPENDMTPFFDMLSGKLTRIVVRVDLVPIDAGLHGDYVNDKNFKRRFQQWLNTLWKEKDEQIDKIKSSYKNAGQ